TTAGCGGACTCTTAAAATTCGCCTTTCCTGTTGCCAGGAAATACGGTACAGAGTGAGCACTCTTCCGCGGGACAAAATTTAAACGACAAGCGAAGTCcttgaggggaaaaagaaaaaagaaaaaaagatgtctccGCTGTTTAAATCTTTGACACTGTTGAGCAGGAGAGTAGCTGTGGCGGCGGGTGTGCGGCACCATTCGTCTCTTATAAGTACGTTCGAACATTGAATCACTCTCTGACTTGACTGAAATGTTTATTGGTGCCAGTAACTGCTGCTAACACATGGCTAACGAAGCAGCTAGCAGCTACAGCGGGTTAGCTAGTGCAATAGACGGTTTGATGCAGTGAACCGAAAGCTTGAAgtggttttaaatgaaatgctccTTTACTTAATGTTGAATGTAGTTCTGTGCAGGTTAAACTAAACTCACGTTCACTTCAGAGCTTCATTTGaacacttgttttttctttttctgtcaatcaTTGGACTCATTTAAAATCAATCAGGTTAAAGAGTATGTTATGCCAAATTCACAAATGACCtccatttttcataaaaaacaacaactttcaaatgaaactttttaaaattattttttatttttaaaaaaatgcaccaaGTCCCATAGAATAACAGAATCATGCAGATATCCGGTTCGGTTGCGTCTGTGTTTCACTGCACGTGTCCACTAAACATAATGAACCCCTTCTGTTTGTGTCCAGCTGAGCTGATGGAAAACATGGATAAGAAAGCAACCTGGGACCGCTTCTACGCCGAGAACCGCAGCCGCGCATCCACCTTTAAAAACTTTGAGTGGTTCTTTGGCTTTGACTCTGTGCGGGACTTCGTTATGCCCcccttgcagcagcagcagcagcagtctcaTCCAGATGCCCTGCTCCAGGTCCTGGATATGGGCTGTGGCACTTCGGCATTGGGGCCCTCTATTTACAGACACTCCCCTCACCCGGTGCGGGTCACTTGTGCTGACATTTCCCCCGTAGCCGTGCGACTGATGCAGGAGCACGTTCAAGCCAAAGCTATTAAGCCTCACAGTGCTTCCTCTCGGCTCGAGTTTGTGGAGCTGGACTGCACTCACCTTCACGAGCACTTTGGTCCTAGCAGCGTGGACCTGATAGTCGACAAGGGCACAATGGACGCCTTGTTGAGGTCtaagggagggaaggggaaggCCGGCCTGGTGTTGAGGCAGTGTCTGAAGGTGCTGCGGAGCTCGGGAACCCTGCTCCAGTTCTCCGATGAGGACCCCGATGCcaggctgctgtggctggagaCTGAAGCCCAGGAGCAGGGGGTCATGGCGGCAGAGGTTGGGGTGCAGGAGGTCGGGGAGTTAAGGGGAGTGTGTTACTACTGCTACCAAGTGACTCCGCGCTGTATTATACAGCAGTAACAATTCATAAAGTCAAACCAATAAATTATTCGAAAAAttattgtaaaaagaaaaaaaatggtgtatGTTTTATTCTTGATTagttttaacctttatttattttaaatctaaaaattaTCTCATGAGACAAATGATGTGTTTagttatttaaaacacacacacacacacacacacacacacacacacacacatacacacacacacacacactatgaagcacagtgaggtgtgtgtgatcTCATCTAAACATCTAAACCCATTGACTACTTTTCTTTGAATACTCGTCATTGGAGAAGAGTTTGCCAGTCCCTCTTTTTACTTGGTATCTGCTGCTATCTAGTGGCCAGCAGTCCGTCCCATCCAGCGTGACAGTAGGAGAGTTAAGTGGACTGCCAGTtatgaacaaagaaaatacaagcaaatagacaaaaagaaaggtgcatataaaaacaaatgtcaccaCTTTGACAACACAGAGAATTTCTCATAAAAGAAATCGTAAATAGGTAGAGAAAACAGATAATATAAGTTATTTCTAAATGATTTCATACCAAGACGAGTGctaaatcattttattattacaaatcaGTATTGTGAATTACATGGTCAAGTTGGTTAAATCATTCTTGATTCGCCCCACGTAAACATACAAATGTATGTGCTGACAGACAGTAAGGCTCTAGGCATTGGTTCTCATTCATCAggtcaacattttaattc
The sequence above is a segment of the Scophthalmus maximus strain ysfricsl-2021 chromosome 2, ASM2237912v1, whole genome shotgun sequence genome. Coding sequences within it:
- the cskmt gene encoding citrate synthase-lysine N-methyltransferase CSKMT, mitochondrial, which gives rise to MSPLFKSLTLLSRRVAVAAGVRHHSSLITELMENMDKKATWDRFYAENRSRASTFKNFEWFFGFDSVRDFVMPPLQQQQQQSHPDALLQVLDMGCGTSALGPSIYRHSPHPVRVTCADISPVAVRLMQEHVQAKAIKPHSASSRLEFVELDCTHLHEHFGPSSVDLIVDKGTMDALLRSKGGKGKAGLVLRQCLKVLRSSGTLLQFSDEDPDARLLWLETEAQEQGVMAAEVGVQEVGELRGVCYYCYQVTPRCIIQQ